In Pseudoxanthomonas indica, the following are encoded in one genomic region:
- a CDS encoding phosphatidate cytidylyltransferase, with amino-acid sequence MISSALPLDGFVRAAIAAAPRSFWWVIGGVIALLLVASVIGALLKRFKPGPVIDNLNARINAWWLMVAVLAACFLLGKVATLVLYGLLSFFALREFISLTPTRRGDHLALCLCFYIAIPLQYFLIGIDWYGLFVMCIPVYGFLLLPAVTAISGDTEDFLARSTKVQWGLMLTVYCLSHAPAMLLLRIPGYEGQNLMLLFFLLLVVQLSDVLQYVFGKLFGRHLLAPQVSPSKTVEGLVGGGLAAAAIGASLWWVTPFSPLEAGLLSLLIVICGFLGGLALSAVKRSLGAKDWGAMIEGHGGMLDRLDSVVFAAPVFFHVVRYGYQ; translated from the coding sequence ATGATCAGCAGCGCCCTGCCCCTGGACGGATTCGTCCGCGCCGCCATCGCCGCTGCACCGCGCTCGTTCTGGTGGGTGATTGGCGGGGTCATCGCGCTGCTGCTGGTGGCCAGCGTGATTGGCGCGCTGCTCAAGCGCTTCAAGCCCGGGCCGGTGATCGACAACCTCAACGCACGCATCAACGCCTGGTGGCTGATGGTGGCGGTGCTGGCCGCGTGCTTCCTGCTGGGCAAGGTCGCCACGCTGGTGCTGTACGGGCTGCTGTCGTTCTTCGCGTTGCGCGAGTTCATTTCGCTCACCCCCACCCGGCGCGGCGATCACCTGGCGCTGTGCCTGTGCTTCTACATCGCCATTCCGCTGCAGTACTTCCTGATTGGCATCGACTGGTACGGCCTGTTCGTCATGTGCATCCCGGTCTATGGCTTCCTGCTGCTGCCGGCGGTGACGGCGATCTCCGGCGACACCGAGGATTTCCTCGCCCGCAGCACCAAGGTCCAGTGGGGGCTGATGCTGACCGTGTACTGCCTGAGCCACGCGCCGGCGATGCTGCTGCTGCGCATCCCCGGCTACGAAGGGCAGAACCTGATGCTGCTGTTCTTCCTGCTGCTGGTGGTGCAGTTGAGCGACGTGCTGCAGTACGTGTTCGGCAAGCTGTTCGGCCGGCACCTGCTGGCGCCGCAGGTCAGCCCATCCAAGACGGTCGAAGGCCTGGTCGGCGGCGGCTTGGCGGCAGCGGCCATCGGTGCATCGTTGTGGTGGGTCACGCCGTTCAGCCCGCTCGAGGCTGGCTTGTTGTCGCTGCTGATCGTGATCTGCGGCTTCCTCGGCGGATTGGCGCTGTCGGCGGTGAAGCGCAGCCTGGGCGCCAAGGACTGGGGCGCGATGATCGAAGGCCACGGCGGCATGCTGGACCGGCTGGACTCAGTGGTGTTCGCCGCGCCGGTGTTTTTCCACGTCGTGCGCTACGGCTACCAATAA
- a CDS encoding ATP-binding cassette domain-containing protein, which produces MSLLQFQRVDLSVGGPLLLEHVDLSIEAGERVCIVGRNGAGKSTLMRLMAGELKPDDGEIRVQNGVVVARMAQEVPQDTHGTVFDVVAHGLGDLGDLLARYHHALSEGDMDALGAAQTEIEARHAWDLDLRVEQVIARLELPGEADFAALSGGMKRRVLLAQALVRKPDILLLDEPTNHLDIEAIAWLEGFLKQFEGSLVFVTHDRSFLRSLATRIVEIDRGQLTSWPGDYDNYLRRREERLHAEAQENARFDKLLAQEEVWIRQGIKARRTRNEGRVTALKAMRRERAKRRELTGNVKMEAAAAQASGKKVIEMTGVTQAYDGRVLLRDASTTILRGDRIGIIGPNGSGKSTLLKILLGELQPQQGEVQLGTGLQIAYFDQHRSQLDESLTALENVAEGRDFVEINGSRKHIIGYLQEFLFSPERARAPITRLSGGERNRLLLAKLFAQPSNLLVMDEPTNDLDVETLELLEELLGDYPGTLLLVSHDRDFLDNVVTSTLVLEGDGKLGDYVGGYSDWLRQRAVAEAAAANRPAAREAVAAAPAAAAPKRKLSYKDSRELEQLPARIEALEGDIAQRTAAMNEPAYYQQDAAAMQQANDALARLQAELEQAYARWAELDA; this is translated from the coding sequence ATGTCTCTTCTGCAATTCCAGCGGGTCGACCTCAGCGTCGGCGGGCCGCTCTTACTCGAACACGTCGATCTGTCCATCGAAGCTGGCGAACGCGTCTGCATCGTCGGCCGCAATGGCGCCGGCAAATCCACCCTGATGCGGCTGATGGCCGGCGAACTGAAGCCGGACGACGGCGAAATCCGCGTGCAGAACGGCGTGGTGGTGGCGCGCATGGCGCAGGAAGTCCCGCAGGACACCCACGGCACGGTGTTCGACGTGGTCGCGCATGGTCTGGGCGATCTGGGCGACCTGCTGGCCCGCTATCACCACGCCTTGTCCGAAGGCGACATGGACGCATTGGGCGCGGCCCAGACCGAAATCGAAGCCCGCCATGCCTGGGATCTGGATTTGCGGGTCGAACAGGTCATCGCCCGCCTGGAACTGCCCGGCGAGGCGGATTTCGCCGCGCTCTCCGGTGGCATGAAGCGGCGCGTGCTGCTGGCCCAGGCGCTGGTGCGCAAGCCCGACATCCTGTTGCTGGACGAGCCGACCAACCACCTCGACATCGAAGCCATCGCCTGGCTGGAAGGCTTCCTCAAGCAGTTCGAAGGCAGCCTGGTATTCGTCACCCATGACCGCAGCTTCCTGCGCTCGCTGGCCACGCGCATCGTCGAAATTGATCGCGGCCAGCTGACCAGCTGGCCCGGCGACTACGACAACTACCTGCGCCGGCGCGAAGAACGCCTGCATGCCGAAGCGCAGGAGAACGCGCGCTTCGACAAGCTGCTGGCGCAGGAAGAAGTGTGGATCCGCCAGGGCATCAAGGCGCGCCGCACCCGCAATGAAGGCCGCGTCACCGCTCTGAAGGCGATGCGTCGCGAGCGCGCCAAGCGCCGCGAATTGACCGGCAACGTCAAGATGGAGGCCGCGGCGGCGCAGGCTTCCGGCAAGAAGGTCATCGAGATGACCGGCGTCACCCAGGCCTACGATGGCCGGGTACTGCTGCGCGATGCCAGCACCACGATCCTGCGCGGCGATCGCATCGGCATCATCGGTCCCAATGGCTCGGGCAAGTCGACCCTGCTCAAGATTCTGCTGGGCGAACTGCAGCCGCAGCAAGGCGAAGTGCAACTGGGCACCGGCCTGCAGATTGCCTACTTCGATCAGCATCGCAGCCAGTTGGACGAATCACTGACCGCGCTGGAAAACGTGGCCGAGGGCCGCGACTTTGTCGAGATCAACGGCAGCCGCAAGCACATCATCGGCTACCTGCAGGAATTCCTGTTCTCGCCCGAACGCGCGCGTGCGCCGATCACCCGCCTGTCCGGCGGCGAACGCAACCGCCTGCTGCTGGCCAAGCTGTTCGCGCAACCGTCCAACCTGCTGGTGATGGACGAACCCACCAACGATCTGGACGTGGAAACCCTGGAGCTGCTGGAAGAACTGCTGGGCGACTATCCGGGCACCCTGTTGCTGGTGAGCCATGACCGCGACTTCCTCGACAACGTCGTCACCAGCACCCTGGTGCTGGAAGGCGATGGCAAACTCGGGGATTACGTCGGCGGCTACAGCGACTGGTTGCGCCAGCGCGCGGTCGCCGAAGCCGCGGCGGCCAACCGGCCAGCCGCGCGTGAAGCCGTCGCCGCAGCACCCGCCGCCGCCGCGCCCAAGCGCAAGCTGAGCTACAAGGACAGCCGCGAACTGGAGCAGCTGCCGGCCCGCATCGAAGCGCTGGAAGGCGACATCGCCCAGCGCACGGCGGCGATGAACGAGCCGGCCTACTACCAGCAGGACGCGGCCGCGATGCAGCAGGCCAATGACGCGCTGGCCAGACTGCAGGCCGAGCTGGAGCAGGCCTACGCGCGCTGGGCGGAACTGGACGCGTAG
- a CDS encoding alpha/beta hydrolase, translating into MPDTATTASFLTEHGTRLHRRDWRAAQPRARLLLVHGLGEHSGRYARLGEELAAAGISVCAYDHRGHGQSEGARGVLEGHDTQLAHDLLDVFQAYAAEGDDLPFVFGHSLGGLVVLYASVVMGLTPRGIIASSPALATHAGKLQRKLATWLVGRWPHFTLRNGLPADKLSHDPFVGPDYRQDPLNHSRISARLAYFLFAAGRRTLDGAATLKVPTLLQYAADDHLVDASGSRAFAAAAPQRKLEAHEYLRLYHEIYNEAEADRSRVVADLLRWLDLQLDKPKRSSEAL; encoded by the coding sequence ATGCCTGACACCGCCACCACTGCCTCCTTCCTGACCGAACACGGTACGCGCCTGCATCGCCGCGACTGGCGGGCCGCGCAACCACGCGCGCGACTCTTGCTGGTACATGGCCTGGGCGAACACAGCGGTCGCTACGCGCGACTCGGTGAGGAACTGGCGGCGGCCGGCATTTCGGTCTGCGCTTACGATCATCGCGGCCACGGCCAATCGGAAGGCGCGCGCGGCGTGCTCGAAGGCCACGACACCCAGCTGGCCCACGATCTGCTGGATGTCTTCCAGGCCTACGCGGCCGAGGGCGACGATCTGCCGTTTGTGTTCGGCCACAGCCTGGGTGGCCTGGTGGTGCTGTATGCGAGCGTGGTGATGGGTCTGACCCCGCGCGGCATCATCGCCTCCTCGCCCGCGCTGGCCACCCATGCCGGCAAGTTGCAGCGCAAGCTGGCAACTTGGCTGGTGGGGCGCTGGCCGCATTTCACCCTGCGCAACGGGCTGCCGGCCGACAAGCTGTCGCATGATCCGTTCGTGGGGCCGGATTACCGCCAGGACCCGCTCAATCATTCGCGCATCAGCGCGCGGCTGGCGTATTTCCTGTTTGCGGCGGGTCGTCGCACATTGGATGGCGCCGCTACGCTGAAGGTGCCGACGCTCCTGCAGTACGCCGCAGATGATCACCTGGTCGATGCGTCCGGCTCGCGGGCGTTTGCCGCGGCCGCGCCGCAGCGCAAGCTGGAGGCGCATGAGTATTTGCGCCTGTACCACGAGATCTACAACGAAGCTGAGGCGGATCGCAGTCGCGTGGTCGCGGACCTGCTGCGATGGCTTGACCTGCAATTGGACAAGCCGAAGCGCAGCAGCGAAGCGTTATAG
- the ppc gene encoding phosphoenolpyruvate carboxylase → MNSPSSLEFAAPDVPLREDVRRLGALVGDMLAEQVSPHFLAEVERVRTTAIARRQSDAPPQSLAGLLDGMQPADAEQLIRAFSTYFQVVNIAERVHRIRRRRDYQRLQSAKPQPEGLQHALQQLKQQGVTIDELADWLPRIDIEPVFTAHPTEAVRRALLEKEQLMVASLVNGLDGQRTPGEQATDTARFRMALTSAWQTADSSPVRPGVEDEREHVGFYLIEVLYRVMPVLYETLENALTEVYGAQPALTGQLPRLLRFGTWVGGDMDGNPNVDGGTITATLNAQRASILRRYLKELRQLTTLLSQSTSLVAVSPEVLARVEEYRALLPKAAGVSRPRHGDMPYRLLNDLMRARLQATLEDRPEGYAGPDEFAADVQLILHSLELNRGIHAGWFAVRRLAWRVRSFGFHLARLDVRQESSVHARAVATALGDDDWENRDAADRGALLGPYASGEQALPAVQDEGNARLDAVFAALGDARRRHGAEALGAYIISMAHNRADVLTVLALARRGGLVDDDGAVPLDIAPLFETVDDLRHGPETLRDLLADPVYRQHLAARGNVQMVMLGYSDSGKDGGIAASRWGLQRGQVELLQTANELGIKLTFFHGRGGSISRGGGKTTRAVDASPRGSVDGRLRVTEQGEVIHRKYGIRALALRSLEQATGAVLQSSLRPRPPEPREPGWRTIMDSVATQSSQAYRDFVGAPRFMDYFRSATPIDVIERMTLGSRPSRRLGQDAALGNLRAIPWVFAWSQARAVIPGWYGVGSGLQAAAQAHGVEALQEMARDWPFFRTFLDDISMVLAKGDLSIAEMFSRMSGDLHGDFFPRIQHEHALTLQWVLKLTGDSWLLQHDQRLALSIRLRNPYIDPISVLQADLLKRWRATGREDDTLLRVLVASINGVSQGVQNTG, encoded by the coding sequence ATGAACAGCCCAAGCAGTCTCGAATTCGCCGCCCCCGATGTCCCCCTGCGTGAAGACGTCCGCCGCCTTGGCGCGCTGGTCGGTGACATGTTGGCCGAGCAGGTCTCGCCGCACTTCCTGGCCGAGGTGGAGCGCGTGCGCACCACCGCCATCGCCCGCCGCCAGAGCGACGCGCCGCCGCAGTCGCTGGCCGGCCTGTTGGATGGCATGCAGCCGGCCGACGCCGAGCAGTTGATCCGCGCCTTCAGCACCTACTTCCAGGTGGTCAACATCGCCGAGCGCGTGCACCGCATCCGCCGCCGCCGTGATTACCAGCGCCTGCAAAGCGCCAAGCCGCAACCGGAAGGCCTGCAGCACGCCTTGCAGCAGTTGAAGCAGCAGGGCGTCACCATCGACGAACTGGCCGACTGGCTGCCGCGCATCGACATCGAACCGGTGTTCACCGCCCATCCCACCGAAGCGGTGCGGCGCGCGCTGCTGGAAAAAGAACAACTGATGGTGGCCAGCCTGGTCAACGGACTGGATGGCCAACGCACGCCCGGCGAGCAGGCCACCGACACCGCGCGCTTCCGCATGGCGCTGACCTCGGCCTGGCAGACCGCCGATTCCTCGCCGGTGCGGCCGGGCGTGGAAGACGAGCGCGAGCATGTGGGCTTCTATCTGATCGAAGTGCTGTACCGGGTCATGCCGGTGCTCTACGAAACCCTGGAGAACGCGCTGACCGAGGTCTACGGCGCACAGCCGGCGCTGACCGGCCAGCTGCCGCGCCTGTTGCGCTTCGGCACCTGGGTGGGCGGCGACATGGATGGCAATCCCAACGTCGACGGCGGCACGATCACCGCCACCCTGAACGCCCAACGCGCTTCGATCCTGCGCCGCTATCTCAAGGAGCTGCGTCAGCTCACCACCCTGTTGAGCCAGTCAACCTCGCTGGTGGCGGTGTCGCCGGAGGTGCTGGCACGCGTGGAAGAGTACCGCGCGCTGCTGCCCAAGGCTGCCGGCGTCTCGCGTCCGCGCCACGGCGACATGCCGTATCGCCTGCTCAATGATCTGATGCGCGCGCGCCTGCAGGCCACGCTGGAAGATCGCCCGGAAGGCTATGCCGGCCCGGATGAATTCGCCGCCGACGTGCAGTTGATCCTGCACAGCCTGGAGCTCAATCGCGGCATCCACGCCGGCTGGTTCGCGGTGCGCCGCCTGGCCTGGCGCGTGCGCAGCTTCGGTTTCCACCTGGCTCGCCTGGATGTACGCCAGGAATCCAGCGTGCATGCGCGCGCCGTGGCCACCGCGCTCGGCGATGACGATTGGGAAAACCGCGATGCCGCCGATCGCGGCGCCCTGCTGGGGCCCTATGCCAGCGGCGAACAAGCGCTGCCGGCCGTGCAGGACGAAGGCAATGCGCGCCTGGACGCGGTCTTCGCCGCACTCGGCGATGCGCGCCGCCGCCACGGCGCCGAAGCTCTTGGCGCCTACATCATCAGCATGGCGCACAACCGCGCCGACGTGCTGACCGTGCTGGCGCTGGCGCGACGTGGTGGGCTGGTCGATGACGACGGTGCGGTGCCGCTGGATATCGCGCCGCTGTTCGAAACCGTGGACGACCTGCGCCACGGCCCGGAAACCCTGCGCGATCTGCTCGCCGATCCGGTCTACCGCCAGCATCTGGCTGCGCGCGGCAATGTGCAGATGGTGATGCTGGGTTACTCGGACAGCGGCAAGGATGGCGGCATCGCCGCCTCACGCTGGGGCCTGCAACGCGGCCAGGTGGAACTGCTGCAGACCGCCAACGAGTTGGGCATCAAGCTGACTTTCTTCCACGGCCGCGGTGGATCGATCAGCCGCGGTGGCGGCAAGACCACGCGCGCGGTCGATGCCTCTCCGCGCGGCAGCGTCGATGGCCGCCTGCGCGTCACCGAGCAGGGCGAGGTGATCCACCGCAAGTACGGTATTCGCGCGCTGGCGCTGCGTTCGCTGGAGCAGGCCACTGGCGCGGTGCTGCAGTCGTCGCTGCGACCGCGTCCACCGGAACCGCGCGAGCCCGGTTGGCGCACGATCATGGACAGCGTGGCCACCCAGAGCAGCCAGGCCTATCGCGACTTTGTCGGCGCGCCGCGTTTCATGGACTACTTCCGCAGCGCCACCCCGATTGACGTAATCGAACGTATGACCCTCGGCTCGCGGCCGTCGCGTCGACTCGGCCAGGATGCGGCGCTGGGCAACCTGCGCGCGATTCCCTGGGTGTTCGCCTGGAGCCAGGCGCGCGCGGTGATTCCCGGTTGGTACGGCGTGGGCAGCGGCCTGCAAGCCGCCGCGCAAGCGCATGGCGTGGAAGCCTTGCAGGAAATGGCGCGCGACTGGCCGTTCTTCCGCACCTTCCTGGATGACATCTCGATGGTGCTGGCCAAGGGCGACCTGAGCATCGCCGAGATGTTCTCGCGCATGTCCGGCGATCTGCATGGCGACTTCTTCCCGCGCATCCAGCACGAACATGCGCTGACCCTGCAGTGGGTGCTGAAGCTGACGGGCGATAGCTGGCTGCTGCAGCACGATCAGCGGCTGGCGCTGTCGATTCGCCTGCGCAATCCCTACATCGATCCGATCAGCGTGCTGCAGGCGGACCTGCTCAAGCGCTGGCGCGCGACCGGACGCGAGGATGACACCTTGCTGCGGGTACTGGTGGCGAGCATCAATGGCGTGTCGCAGGGTGTGCAGAACACCGGCTGA
- the ahcY gene encoding adenosylhomocysteinase, producing the protein MNAVRQFSTEGDYKVADISLADWGRKEIDIAEHEMPGLMSIRRKHATAKPLKGVRVTGSLHMTIQTAVLIETLVDLGADVRWASCNIFSTQDHAAAAIAATGTPVFAWKGESLEEYWDCTLDALSFAGGKQGPELVVDDGGDVTLLIHKGYELENGSDWVNTPSSNHEEQVIKNLLKRVHKERPGYWAEVVKNWKGVSEETTTGVHRLYQLAEAGTLLIPAINVNDSVTKSKFDNLYGCRESLADGLKRAMDVMLAGKVAVVCGYGDVGKGSAHSLRAYGARVIVTEIDPICALQAAMEGFEVNTIEDTLGQADIYVTTTGNKDIITIDHMKAMKDQAIVCNIGHFDNEIQVDALVNFPGVQHVNIKPQVDKYIFPGGNALFLLAEGRLVNLGCATGHPSFVMSNSFANQTLAQIDLWANKDVYEKTVYRLPKQLDEEVARLHLEKIGVKLTKLTQDQADYLGVAVEGPYKPDHYRY; encoded by the coding sequence ATGAACGCAGTACGCCAGTTCTCCACCGAGGGCGATTACAAGGTCGCCGACATCTCCCTGGCCGATTGGGGCCGCAAGGAGATCGACATCGCCGAGCATGAAATGCCGGGCCTGATGTCCATCCGCCGCAAGCACGCCACCGCCAAGCCGCTCAAGGGCGTGCGCGTGACCGGTTCGCTGCACATGACCATCCAGACCGCCGTGCTGATCGAAACCCTGGTGGACCTGGGCGCCGACGTGCGCTGGGCTTCGTGCAACATCTTCTCCACCCAGGATCACGCCGCTGCAGCCATCGCCGCCACCGGCACCCCGGTGTTCGCCTGGAAGGGCGAGTCGCTGGAAGAGTATTGGGACTGCACCCTGGACGCGCTGAGCTTTGCCGGCGGCAAGCAAGGCCCGGAACTGGTCGTCGATGACGGCGGCGACGTCACCCTGCTGATCCACAAGGGCTACGAGCTGGAAAACGGCTCTGACTGGGTCAACACCCCGTCCTCGAACCACGAAGAACAGGTGATCAAGAACCTGCTCAAGCGCGTGCACAAGGAACGTCCGGGTTACTGGGCCGAAGTGGTCAAGAACTGGAAGGGCGTCTCCGAAGAGACCACCACCGGCGTGCACCGCCTGTATCAGCTGGCCGAAGCCGGCACCCTGCTGATCCCGGCCATCAACGTCAACGACTCGGTCACCAAGTCCAAGTTCGACAACCTGTACGGCTGCCGCGAATCGCTGGCCGATGGCCTGAAGCGCGCGATGGACGTGATGCTGGCCGGCAAGGTCGCGGTGGTCTGCGGTTACGGCGACGTCGGCAAGGGCTCGGCACATTCGCTGCGTGCCTACGGCGCGCGCGTGATCGTCACCGAGATCGATCCGATCTGCGCGCTGCAGGCGGCGATGGAAGGCTTCGAGGTCAACACGATCGAAGACACCCTGGGCCAGGCGGACATCTACGTCACCACCACCGGCAACAAGGACATCATCACCATCGATCACATGAAGGCGATGAAGGACCAGGCCATCGTCTGCAACATCGGCCACTTCGACAACGAAATCCAGGTCGATGCGCTGGTGAACTTCCCGGGCGTGCAGCACGTCAACATCAAGCCGCAGGTGGACAAGTACATCTTCCCGGGCGGCAATGCGCTGTTCCTGCTGGCCGAAGGCCGCCTGGTCAACCTGGGTTGCGCCACCGGCCATCCGAGCTTCGTGATGTCCAACTCGTTCGCCAACCAGACCCTGGCTCAGATTGATCTGTGGGCCAACAAGGACGTGTACGAGAAGACCGTGTACCGCCTGCCCAAGCAACTGGACGAAGAAGTGGCTCGCCTGCACCTGGAGAAGATCGGCGTCAAGCTGACCAAGCTGACCCAGGATCAGGCCGACTACCTCGGCGTGGCCGTGGAAGGTCCGTACAAGCCGGATCACTACCGCTATTGA
- the metF gene encoding methylenetetrahydrofolate reductase [NAD(P)H] — protein sequence MTDVSAATSIPLSFEFYPPKTDEQRQQLDRTAEKLKAYSPEYVSCTFGAGGSTLSYTSETVRHLNQQHGFSAAPHLSCVGGSREEIRELLKLYRAIGCKRIVALRGDLPSGMGHPGDLRYASELIAFIRQEHGDTFHIEVGCYPESHPQSEDAMSDLKYFKAKVDAGADGAISQYFYNADAYFHFVDGARKLGVEIPIVPGIMPISNFSQLKRFSEACGAEIPRWINKRMQAYGDDAESIREFGADVVAKLCEQLIAGGAPALHFYTLNLAKPTQTILARLGV from the coding sequence ATGACTGACGTATCGGCTGCGACTTCAATTCCCCTGTCCTTCGAGTTCTATCCGCCCAAAACGGATGAGCAGCGCCAGCAGCTGGATCGCACGGCGGAGAAGCTGAAGGCGTACTCGCCCGAATACGTGTCCTGCACCTTCGGCGCCGGCGGCTCGACCTTGAGCTACACCTCCGAAACGGTCCGCCACCTCAACCAGCAGCACGGCTTTTCCGCTGCGCCGCATCTGTCCTGCGTGGGTGGCAGCCGCGAGGAAATCCGCGAGCTGCTCAAGCTGTATCGCGCCATTGGCTGCAAGCGCATCGTCGCCCTGCGCGGTGACCTGCCTTCGGGCATGGGCCACCCCGGCGACCTGCGTTACGCCTCGGAACTGATCGCCTTCATCCGCCAGGAACACGGCGACACCTTCCACATCGAAGTGGGCTGCTATCCGGAATCGCATCCGCAGTCGGAAGACGCGATGTCGGATCTGAAGTATTTCAAGGCCAAGGTGGATGCCGGCGCTGACGGCGCAATTTCCCAGTACTTCTACAACGCCGACGCGTATTTCCATTTCGTCGACGGCGCGCGCAAGCTCGGCGTGGAAATTCCGATCGTGCCGGGCATCATGCCCATCTCCAACTTCTCCCAGCTCAAGCGCTTCTCCGAAGCCTGCGGCGCGGAGATTCCGCGCTGGATCAACAAGCGCATGCAGGCCTATGGTGACGACGCGGAAAGCATCCGCGAATTCGGCGCCGACGTGGTCGCCAAGCTGTGCGAGCAGCTGATTGCCGGCGGCGCACCTGCCCTGCACTTCTACACCTTGAACCTGGCCAAGCCGACCCAGACCATCCTGGCGCGACTTGGCGTGTAA
- a CDS encoding sensor histidine kinase: MPTAEPKRPAAVRAAKYRHRLRTRIILSFFLLGTGLTGLFAYLTDMARQRVETQLVEDVMNQNIDEYRRQFYLNPSKNPQIRVQQMRAYVFAPDSERLRGEFPDWIDLPNGNHNVTGTDEDGNAYAYKLAVRKEPDEWFFLAYDMTQTRRGEIQLKRWLYFAVVLFAVLSLIIGWWSASRVMSPVSNLAQRLRAYRGSSDPQPLAAHFPEDEVGELAKALDDYSERLTEVVQRDREFNADVSHELRTPLAIIRGSVELLLSRQGLDEKTRTRILRIQRAEQQCTDLISALLLLSRSERGHGNSDVARVCEQLLDAHRAQLGGKPLTLRIEGECGVKVDAPESALSVALGNLIGNAVKYTQEGEVVVRLLNDAVEVIDSGPGLSQQDATRLFERGYRGTHAGHSQGGGIGLSIVSRLCDLYGWQVGVRPGEERGVVATLSFSKQ, from the coding sequence ATGCCAACAGCTGAGCCCAAGCGTCCGGCCGCGGTGCGCGCGGCCAAGTACCGCCATCGGCTGCGCACCCGCATCATCCTGTCGTTCTTCCTGCTGGGCACCGGCCTGACCGGGTTGTTTGCCTATCTGACCGACATGGCCCGCCAGCGCGTGGAAACGCAGCTGGTGGAAGACGTGATGAATCAGAACATCGATGAATACCGTCGCCAGTTCTATCTCAACCCCAGCAAGAACCCGCAGATCCGCGTCCAGCAGATGCGCGCCTACGTGTTCGCGCCGGACAGCGAACGCCTGCGCGGTGAGTTTCCCGACTGGATTGACCTGCCCAACGGCAACCACAACGTCACCGGTACCGACGAGGACGGCAATGCGTACGCCTACAAGCTGGCGGTACGCAAGGAACCGGATGAGTGGTTCTTCCTTGCCTACGACATGACGCAGACCCGCCGCGGCGAAATCCAGCTCAAGCGTTGGCTGTACTTTGCCGTGGTCTTGTTTGCGGTGCTGTCGCTGATCATCGGCTGGTGGTCGGCGTCGCGGGTGATGAGTCCGGTGTCCAACCTCGCCCAGCGCCTGCGTGCGTATCGCGGAAGCAGCGACCCGCAGCCGCTGGCGGCGCATTTCCCGGAAGACGAGGTGGGCGAACTGGCCAAGGCGCTGGATGACTATTCCGAACGCCTGACCGAAGTGGTGCAGCGTGACCGCGAATTCAATGCCGACGTCAGCCACGAACTGCGTACGCCATTGGCGATCATCCGCGGCTCGGTCGAACTGTTGCTGTCGCGGCAGGGCCTGGACGAGAAGACCCGCACCCGCATCCTGCGCATCCAGCGTGCGGAGCAACAATGCACCGATCTGATCAGCGCCCTGCTGCTGCTGTCGCGCAGCGAGCGGGGGCATGGCAACTCGGATGTGGCACGCGTCTGCGAACAGTTGCTCGACGCCCACCGTGCGCAGCTGGGCGGCAAGCCGCTGACGCTGCGTATCGAAGGCGAATGCGGGGTCAAGGTGGATGCACCGGAATCCGCGCTGTCGGTGGCGCTGGGCAATCTGATTGGCAACGCCGTCAAATACACCCAGGAAGGCGAAGTGGTCGTGCGCCTGTTGAATGATGCGGTGGAAGTCATCGACTCCGGCCCCGGCTTGAGCCAGCAGGACGCCACGCGATTGTTCGAACGTGGCTATCGGGGCACTCACGCCGGTCACTCGCAAGGTGGCGGCATCGGCTTGTCGATCGTCAGCCGTCTGTGCGACTTGTACGGATGGCAAGTGGGTGTGCGACCGGGTGAGGAGCGCGGCGTGGTCGCCACGCTGTCGTTCTCCAAGCAATAA
- a CDS encoding response regulator transcription factor: protein MRILVIEDNSDIAANLGDYLEERGHTVDFAADGVTGLHLAVVHEFDAIVLDLNLPGMDGLEVCRKLRNEARKQTPVLMLTARDSLDNKLAGFDSGADDYLIKPFALQEVEVRLNALSRRGKGVQTRVLEVGDLEYNLDTLEVRRQAKLLQLNPTALKILQALMEASPAVVTRQELETRVWGEELPDSDSLRVHIHGLRAVVDKPFDVPLIQTRHGIGYRIAAPDANS, encoded by the coding sequence ATGCGCATTCTGGTCATTGAAGACAACAGCGATATCGCCGCCAATCTTGGCGACTACCTCGAAGAACGAGGCCATACCGTCGATTTTGCGGCCGACGGCGTCACCGGCCTGCACCTGGCGGTGGTGCACGAGTTCGACGCCATCGTGCTCGACCTCAACCTGCCCGGCATGGACGGGCTGGAAGTCTGCCGCAAGCTGCGCAACGAAGCGCGCAAGCAGACCCCGGTGCTGATGCTCACCGCCCGTGATTCGCTGGACAACAAGCTGGCCGGCTTCGACTCCGGCGCCGACGACTACCTCATCAAACCCTTCGCCCTGCAGGAAGTGGAGGTGCGCCTGAATGCGCTCTCGCGCCGCGGCAAGGGCGTGCAGACGCGCGTGCTGGAAGTGGGCGATCTGGAATACAACCTGGATACCCTGGAAGTGCGCCGCCAGGCCAAGCTGCTGCAGCTCAACCCGACCGCGCTTAAGATCCTGCAGGCATTGATGGAAGCCTCGCCGGCCGTGGTCACCCGCCAGGAATTGGAAACGCGCGTCTGGGGCGAGGAACTGCCTGATTCGGATTCGCTGCGCGTGCATATCCACGGCCTGCGCGCGGTGGTGGACAAGCCCTTCGACGTGCCGTTGATCCAGACCCGCCACGGCATCGGCTACCGGATCGCCGCGCCCGATGCCAACAGCTGA